A window of Ignavibacterium sp. contains these coding sequences:
- a CDS encoding nitroreductase family protein: MIIFIPTINNFNEKDMETFQAIINRRSIRKYKSEKIEEEKIQSLLRAAMYAPSAMNLQPWHFIVINSEDVINETVKSVSHAEMIKQSGAAILVCGDSSLEKNDSWLIQNCSAAVQNILLAAFDLGLGSCWIAVHGMDEVVKNLKDQFKLPSEIIPIALVAIGYPDEEVKAEERFKMEKVHFNKW; the protein is encoded by the coding sequence GTGATTATTTTTATTCCAACGATTAATAATTTTAATGAAAAAGATATGGAAACTTTCCAGGCAATTATAAACAGAAGAAGTATAAGAAAATACAAATCTGAAAAAATTGAAGAAGAAAAAATTCAATCACTTCTGAGAGCAGCAATGTATGCTCCAAGTGCAATGAATTTGCAACCCTGGCATTTTATTGTCATAAACTCTGAAGATGTTATTAACGAAACAGTAAAATCAGTTTCTCACGCTGAGATGATTAAGCAATCGGGCGCAGCAATTTTGGTTTGCGGAGATTCATCTCTTGAAAAAAATGATAGCTGGCTTATTCAGAATTGCTCTGCTGCTGTTCAGAATATTTTACTCGCTGCCTTTGATCTTGGACTTGGCAGTTGCTGGATTGCTGTTCATGGCATGGATGAAGTAGTGAAAAATCTTAAAGACCAGTTTAAATTGCCTTCGGAAATTATTCCGATTGCACTGGTTGCTATTGGTTATCCGGATGAAGAAGTAAAAGCAGAAGAAAGATTTAAGATGGAAAAGGTACACTTTAACAAATGGTGA